One window of Electrophorus electricus isolate fEleEle1 chromosome 24, fEleEle1.pri, whole genome shotgun sequence genomic DNA carries:
- the LOC113584438 gene encoding transmembrane protease serine 12-like — MGVQDSGGGGQDGALVNHTTIIIIMACISWCGRRPLVGAPGRSRIAGGALAPAGAWPWQVSIQRTSRHVCGGSILSRRWILTAAHCFDKNRDTSRLEVVAGLSSQSKQGRTVQRRPVERIVMHDDYDPSYYDYDVALLRLHSALYYSPHVQPVCTLQSQLEERDLNFSSCYISGWGSTTVDGNVVDILQEAEVGLIDTRLCNQRRWYNGHVSDNMVCAGVESGGVDTCQGDSGGPLSCYSEDTKRFYIYGVTSHGEDCALPRKPGVYSRVSSYTSWLDGIQERSVGSDTNPTTAHVVLALLCWGWSLVSPWLPL; from the exons ATGGGAGTGCAGGACAGTGGTGGCGGTGGGCAGGATGGAGCCTTGGTCAAccacaccaccatcatcatcatcatggccTGCATTTCCT GGTGCGGACGGAGGCCTCTGGTGGGCGCGCCAGGCAGGTCTCGTATCGCAGGCGGGGCTCTCGCGCCAGCGGGCGCGTGGCCTTGGCAGGTGAGCATCCAGCGGACGTCCAGGCACGTGTGCGGAGGTTCTATACTCAGCCGTCGCTGGATCCTCACGGCCGCGCACTGCTTTGACAAAAACAG GGACACCTCACGGCTGGAGGTGGTAGCTGGCCTGTCCTCACAGTCAAAGCAAGGCAGGACAGTCCAGCGGCGTCCCGTGGAACGTATCGTCATGCATGACGACTACGACCCGTCGTACTACGACTACGACGTGGCACTGCTGCGCCTCCACTCCGCGCTGTACTACTCCCCTCACGTACAGCCCGTCTGCACCCTCCAGAGCCAGTTGGAGGAACGAGATCTCAACTTCAGCTCCTGTTACATCAGCGGTTGGGGCAGCACCACGGTGGACG GGAACGTGGTAGACATACTCCAAGAGGCCGAGGTGGGCCTCATTGATACCAGACTGTGCAACCAGAGACGCTGGTACAACGGCCACGTCAGTGACAACATGGTCTGTGCTGGCGTGGAAAGCGGGGGTGTCGACACATGTCAG GGTGACAGCGGCGGGCCGCTGTCATGCTACAGCGAAGACACAAAAAGGTTCTACATTTATGGTGTGACCAGTCACGGAGAAGACTGCGCCTTGCCAAGGAAGCCAGGGGTATACAGCCGCGTCAGCAGCTACACATCATGGCTCGACGGGATCCAGGAGAGGTCCGTGGGCTCAGacacaaaccccaccactgcacACGTCGTCCTTGCCTTGCTCTGCTGGGGTTGGAGCCTCGTCTCGCCCTGGCTGCCTCTCTGA